Proteins found in one Cellulomonas palmilytica genomic segment:
- a CDS encoding UDP-N-acetylmuramoyl-tripeptide--D-alanyl-D-alanine ligase, whose protein sequence is MIALTAAQIAEATGGTLHGVAHAQVVAGAVVTDSRQVEPGGLFVALPGEHVDGHDFAAAAVAAGAAAVLAARPLTGEDGTPLPTVVVPDVEVALGDLARDVLAQLREASLAPGGSGLQVIGVTGSVGKTTTKDLLAQLCGAAGPTVAPVRSFNNEIGLPLTVLRADEGTRFLVLEMGASGPGHLTYLTRIAPPDVAVVLVVGHAHLGGFGGGIEGVARAKSEIVQGLLPEGVAVLNADDPRVVAMAELAPGEVVTFGQSQGARVRATGVSVDRAGRARFTLVVGDGTPEREQADVALRLVGEHHVHNALAAAAAALTAGLTLDEVAAGLSAADALSPHRMHVVDRADGVTVIDDSYNANPDSMRAALKALAVVAGRDRRSIAVLGEMLELGEGSREAHDAIGRLAVRLNIGLTVVVGEGARAIRDGANHEGSWGDEVALADDVDAAAAFLADELRAGDVVLVKSSYGAGLWRLGDILTAEPTDAPTDAPTAAAQVSGS, encoded by the coding sequence GTGATCGCGCTGACCGCGGCGCAGATCGCGGAGGCGACGGGCGGCACGCTGCACGGCGTCGCGCACGCGCAGGTGGTCGCGGGTGCGGTCGTCACGGACTCGCGGCAGGTCGAGCCGGGCGGGCTGTTCGTCGCGCTGCCCGGCGAGCACGTGGACGGTCACGACTTCGCGGCCGCGGCCGTCGCGGCGGGTGCCGCCGCCGTGCTCGCCGCGCGGCCCCTGACGGGCGAGGACGGCACGCCCCTGCCGACGGTCGTCGTGCCCGACGTCGAGGTCGCGCTCGGCGACCTGGCACGCGACGTGCTCGCGCAGCTGCGCGAGGCCTCCCTCGCCCCCGGTGGCAGCGGGCTGCAGGTCATCGGCGTCACCGGCTCGGTGGGCAAGACGACGACGAAGGACCTGCTCGCGCAGCTGTGCGGCGCGGCCGGCCCGACCGTCGCGCCCGTGCGGTCCTTCAACAACGAGATCGGCCTGCCGCTGACGGTCCTGCGCGCCGACGAGGGCACGCGCTTCCTCGTGCTCGAGATGGGCGCCTCCGGACCGGGCCACCTCACCTACCTCACGCGCATCGCGCCGCCCGACGTGGCGGTCGTGCTCGTCGTCGGCCACGCGCACCTCGGCGGGTTCGGCGGCGGCATCGAGGGCGTCGCGCGTGCGAAGTCCGAGATCGTCCAGGGGCTGCTGCCCGAGGGCGTCGCCGTGCTCAACGCCGACGACCCGCGCGTCGTCGCGATGGCCGAGCTCGCGCCCGGCGAGGTCGTGACGTTCGGCCAGTCGCAGGGTGCCCGCGTGCGCGCGACCGGTGTGAGCGTCGACCGGGCGGGCCGCGCGCGGTTCACGCTCGTCGTGGGCGACGGCACGCCCGAGCGCGAGCAGGCGGACGTCGCGCTGCGCCTCGTGGGGGAGCACCACGTGCACAACGCGCTCGCCGCGGCCGCCGCGGCGCTCACCGCGGGCCTCACGCTCGACGAGGTCGCGGCCGGGCTGTCCGCCGCGGACGCGCTGTCGCCGCACCGCATGCACGTCGTCGACCGCGCCGACGGCGTGACCGTCATCGACGACTCCTACAACGCGAACCCCGACTCGATGCGCGCCGCGCTCAAGGCGCTCGCGGTCGTCGCGGGGCGCGACCGGCGGTCGATCGCCGTGCTCGGCGAGATGCTCGAGCTCGGCGAGGGCTCCCGCGAGGCGCACGACGCGATCGGCCGGCTCGCGGTGCGCCTCAACATCGGCCTGACCGTCGTCGTCGGCGAGGGCGCGCGCGCCATCCGCGACGGCGCGAACCACGAGGGCAGCTGGGGCGACGAGGTCGCGCTCGCGGACGACGTCGACGCGGCCGCGGCGTTCCTGGCCGACGAGCTGCGCGCGGGCGACGTCGTGCTCGTGAAGTCGTCGTACGGCGCGGGGCTGTGGCGCCTGGGTGACATCCTCACCGCTGAGCCCACCGACGCGCCCACCGACGCGCCCACCGCGGCTGCGCAGGTGAGCGGCTCGTGA
- the mraY gene encoding phospho-N-acetylmuramoyl-pentapeptide-transferase, producing MRAVLISGGVAMLVALLGTPLFIRFLVRRQYGQFIRQDGPTAHFTKRGTPTMGGVVIIGATLLGWAAALLLTGTRPSVSEILVLFLMTGLGLVGFLDDFIKISRQRSLGLKARWKIVGQGLVGVAFAVAALQFPNDLFRTPASTKISFIRDTGIDLAFAGATIGLILFVIWANFLITAWSNAVNLTDGLDGLATGVSLIVFGAYVVICVWQFNQSCQILTSAGPRCYETRDPLALAVVAAAITGACFGFLWWNASPAKIFMGDTGSLALGGALAGLSILTRTEILAAIVGGLFVLEVLSDVIQIGFFKMTGRRVFKMAPLHHHFELGGWGEVTIVIRFWIIAGLFVALGVGIFYAEWVAG from the coding sequence GTGAGGGCCGTCCTCATCTCGGGCGGCGTCGCGATGCTCGTCGCGCTGCTCGGGACGCCGCTGTTCATCCGGTTCCTCGTGCGCCGCCAGTACGGGCAGTTCATCCGCCAGGACGGGCCGACCGCGCACTTCACCAAGCGCGGCACCCCCACCATGGGCGGTGTCGTGATCATCGGCGCGACGCTGCTCGGCTGGGCGGCGGCCCTGCTGCTCACGGGCACGCGACCGTCGGTGTCCGAGATCCTCGTGCTGTTCCTCATGACCGGCCTCGGCCTGGTCGGGTTCCTCGACGACTTCATCAAGATCAGCCGCCAGCGCAGCCTCGGGCTCAAGGCCCGCTGGAAGATCGTCGGGCAGGGCCTGGTCGGCGTGGCGTTCGCGGTCGCCGCGCTGCAGTTCCCGAACGACCTGTTCCGCACGCCCGCGTCGACCAAGATCTCGTTCATCCGCGACACCGGGATCGACCTCGCGTTCGCGGGCGCGACCATCGGGCTGATCCTGTTCGTGATCTGGGCGAACTTCCTCATCACGGCCTGGTCCAACGCGGTCAACCTCACCGACGGGCTCGACGGGCTCGCCACGGGCGTCTCGCTCATCGTGTTCGGCGCGTACGTCGTGATCTGCGTGTGGCAGTTCAACCAGTCGTGCCAGATCCTCACGTCCGCCGGGCCGCGCTGCTACGAGACGCGCGACCCGCTCGCGCTCGCCGTCGTGGCCGCCGCGATCACGGGCGCGTGCTTCGGGTTCCTGTGGTGGAACGCGAGCCCCGCCAAGATCTTCATGGGCGACACGGGCTCGCTCGCGCTGGGCGGCGCGCTCGCGGGCCTGTCGATCCTCACGCGCACCGAGATCCTCGCGGCGATCGTCGGCGGCCTGTTCGTGCTCGAGGTCCTGTCGGACGTCATCCAGATCGGCTTCTTCAAGATGACCGGCAGACGCGTGTTCAAGATGGCGCCGCTGCACCACCACTTCGAGCTCGGGGGCTGGGGCGAGGTCACGATCGTCATCCGGTTCTGGATCATCGCGGGGCTGTTCGTCGCGCTCGGGGTCGGGATCTTCTACGCCGAGTGGGTGGCCGGCTAG